The following nucleotide sequence is from Trichormus variabilis 0441.
ATACCACTACTACCGCAAATGGCAGCGTCAGGGGGTTTGGGAAAAATTAAACCATACATTGCGTGGTCAAGTTCGCACAAAATTAGGTAAATCAACACAACCTAGCGCGATAGCCGCAGATAGTCAGTCGGTCAAGACTGATCAAAAAAAGGGGATGTGTATGGTTTTGATGGATGTAAAAAGGTAAAAGGAAGAAAGCGGCAGACTTTGGTTGATAGCTTGGGACTTTTGTTAAAAGTCGTTGTGAGTGAAGCGAATGCCCCGGAACGATTACTGGCTGCCTATGCACTCATGGAACTATTAGAGGAACGCCCGGAATTACTGGAAAAAGTGGAAGTTTTATGGGTTGATTCCGGTTATGACGGTGATAAAGAAAGCTCTTTCGGTTTGGCTGATGATCCAAGCTCATGTTGAAGTCATAAGACGTACCGAAAAAGAATTTCAGGTTTTACCTAAACGTTGGGTAGTCGAAAGAACATTTGGTTGGTTCAACCAGTACCATCGTCTCAGTAAGGATTATGAGCGTCTTTCAGAGATGAGCGAAGCAGCCATATATGCTGTTATGACTAGGATTATGCTACGTCGTCTTGTATCCTAAAGATTTACTTTATAAATAGTCTCTCATACAACTTGATAAAAAACTATCATTAGGCTGATGCAGTAAACCTTGTTTTAGGATTTTTGGGTCTTACCTTTTACATCCAACGTGTGGACGAAAGGTAAGATTGATGCGGGATTTTGCTGGCACTGGGTGAAATATGTAAAAACCTAGTTTTCCTTCTGGGGCGATCGCCGATTCTTGTGCGGTTGCTTTTCACTATTTGACCAGTTTCATTCGCTTTTGACGAGCGAAAGCGCCAGCCTGCCGTAGTGCCGCAGTTGGGTTCGGGTGAGCAAAGAACTCTTCAACTGCCGCCTTCAGTCCTTCAAAAACAACTGGCTCGTGGCGGGCATAGATGTAAACTGATTGCTGAACTGATACTTCAAGATTGGACATTGCTAGACAAAGACTGTCATCTGAACGCAATCAAAGCTTGCTGAGTTCAGCAAGGTGGTATCCCACAACGCCTTGAGGAAATTCCCCAAGGCTCCATTCCAATCTCGCGGTAGATGATTGCCGCAATTGGAACATTTAAAGATTTTTTGTCCGCCTAATGAATAGTGGATATGCCCACAACGAGAACAAGTCTTACTGGTGAATTCTTCAGTGTGCCGGATCAAAACCGAGCCATTTCTGGCACATTGATGCTCTAACACTTGACTGAAGCGATATGGAGCAAAGCTCAACATTGACCGCGCCGTTTTGCTTTTGATTTTACGCACGGCGCGACAAACCATTTGAGATGTTTCGTAAGTTGGTAAGGCAATCACCCTGTAGTTCTTGGCCACCCAAGATGCAACTTGGCGGTGCATTTCATCCACAAGATTGCGAATCCGTCTTGTTACCCGCTTCATCTTTTGGGATAGCCGATAGCGCAGATGACGGTTCTTGAAACCTTTAGATAAATCCCTGAATGAACGGAGTTTATCTAACCATTGACATAATCTGACAATTCGATGAATGTCACCATTGCCAAACTCAATCATCTTCTGACCATCAAAACCTGTGAGGAATGTCCGCACACCAGGGTCAAAAGCAATGAACGCATCTTTGTTATTGTCAACGACTTCTACATCCTCTGGTAATGAAATGTAGAATCGACTATGTTTATATGTGACTTCTGGAGTATAAGGATTAGAGATTGGGCAAAACCTGACACCATTATCAACACACTCAAACGCTGGTAGCTCACCCCAGTACTGCGGTAGCAATCGACCTTTGTTTAAATCAGATGCAATCTTAAACTGTAATGTCTGCGATGAGTCACGAATAGAGCGAAACTTGGCAATCTTCAACCCAGCTTGTGGATGTGGCTTTTTGTCTTTACCCTTACTAATAGTTTTGGGATGGCGCTGTGTCGTACTCCACGCTGAGTATGCCTCCATAACAGCTTGATCCAAAATCGCTGCGGGTAGCTCATTTTTTAACCAGTCTGGTCGGATGTGGGCTTTAAAAAAGGTCTTGAATGCTTGTTTTCCTGTGCCTCCAATCCCTGTTCTGTCAAATCCCTGCTTTTGATTGAGGTAGGCTATTGCCATGTTGTAGGTTTTACGATTCAGCCTTACCCACTTCATTAACAATTGCTCTTGTTCTAGTGTTAATATCATCCGGTATTGCGTGCAAACCTTTACGGATTTCCTGTTTGTATTTTCTGAGTCCGTACAGTCGGCAACTGAAGACATGGATGATTGCCAGAATATCCTCAACCATTTCTCGCTCTGGAGATAACTGAGCTTGGTTGAGAACCACGAGTTCACAATTGCATTTTTCGCACAACCATTGGATGAGTTTAAATCCAAATCTGCATAATCTGTCTTTATGGCAGACCACAACCATTCTGACATCGCCTGCGAGAACTCGTTCCAGTATGGCAAGTAACTTTTTTCTTCGGAAGTTGAGTCCGCTTCCGACTTCTTGGATGACTTCACTACTGGGGTAACGAGCGACAAGAAACTGTATTTGTCTTTCCAGGTCAGACTGTTGAGTGTGGCGAGAAACCCTGCCCTAGAGGATGATTGCTTTGTCTGTTCTTTGAGTTGGTAGGACGGAATCAATGTCATATCTCCTCTGTCCGTTTGGGGTTCTGATTGTCTTAATCTTTCCTGATTCTTCCCCTCGCCGCAGTGTTTTAAGTGTTACTCTAAACACTGATTGTGGCTTTCTGGCTGGGACATAGTAAGTCATTACTACTTTTGTATTAATACATTTATACTAGCATGAAATGTCCAGCAATGTTTAGTTAAGTACAGTTAATCGTTAACTAGAGATCAACTTCATGCACTTTTATTTCGTGGAGTGGCTCAATGATTATTTTCTTGCCAAATCCAAGCAATTTCCCCATCCACAGCAATCAATCGGAAGCCGTAGCCATCAACTGTTCAAAAATCTGTGGGTCTTGCTCCTCAATCAGCAACGTTAAATTATGGTGCAGCACGAGAATGATGAGCCGTCTAATTATTGACTATCGAACATTGAAAACATCAGACCCTCACCCGCACCAAGTCTTCTTCTCGCACCAAAGAAAAGCGATTGGTCATGGTGGATGATGCAGAAAAACTAGGTGATGCCAACTCCACCAGATAAAACCAGGACTTTTCGATTAACTCAATCCCCAGAATTAGCCTTTGCTTTGTACCGCGATCGCCAAATTGCAACAGTACCCGCTCTCCCAACACGAAAGAAGGTTTTTTCACAGTGCTGGGTTGTATATTACCGGTGGCAATAATTTGATCTTTTGTGGCGTAGATGAAGTCATTTTTGATCTCAATAATGTAATTCCAGCAATCGCCATACCACTGCACTCCACAGCAGTAGCCGAATGTTCTATCAGTTTTGAAGTAGACTTTTTCAAATAAGTTGATTTCAACCGAGGGAATCTCTTGACCCCAAGACGGTGAGAGATACCAGCATTTTTCTAGTTCAGTGATAGCTTCCATTACACTTTCCCCTTCAAAAGATAATCAATAGCTGCTGTATCCAGACTGGCAATGCGTTTTCTGATTTGCTGCGGCGGGTTCTCTAAAAACTCTTTTAGATGGACTACCCTTATTTCGTAATGCTTTGGGAAACGCTTGTTTGCCTTGAGCCAGCCCCGGTTGATCCATAACCGTACAGTAGACAAATTCAGCGAAAGAACACTGGCGATTTGATGACAGTTGTATTTTTCTGAGTGAGTGAAATTTTTAGTCATACAGTTGCCTCAGATTCTTTGGATTCAGTTATTAAAATCTGTGCGCTGATGGATATAAAATCGACTTGAGCAATATTGAAATCAGTTTGCATTTGGCCAGAGTTGTATCTGTCAACTATTTCTTGCTTGATTCCTTCTTGGGTCAACTCGTCTGGGATATCAATGTGAGCTTCACTTGTAATTTTCTCGACGACAGTAACGATGACTTTCATGGTTAAATCGTGTGTACTTAATAAGTAGGAATAGGAGCCATAAACACTCTGATTTATGACTCCTATAAATGTCCCTAAGCCATCCCAGCGTTAGCCCCTTGCACCTGCTGCATCCATTGGTTAATCGCTGTCAATTCATCATCCCCATTAGCAACCAAATCAACCACCTTCTGTTGATATAAACTTTTAGCTTCATGAGGATTCTCCACATAATTAGCAGCCCAGGCAAGACACATATTTTTGACGAGAGCATCCACCTTAGTAACAGGTAATTGACTGGGGCTAGTTGCATCTTGAAATTGCAAATACTCTTTGACTAAATCAAGTGGATAATCTAACAAAGTGCGAATATACTTCACCCGTAAATCCTGGGGATGCGGGGGCTGTTCTGGTGCTAGTCCAACAGATGAAGATATGCCCCCTAATCTTGATTGAATTTCGGTAATGAGTGAAGCCCAGTCAGCCATAGGGTTCCATTCTCGGCGGATTCTAATCTTGGTAGCCGCATCATATAATCGGCAAAACACGACGTTTTCGTCTCCGGCTGTAGCAGCAATAATTAGAGGTTTTGAGAAGTCGTAAACTTGAGATGCTGAGAGTAAAAATGTCTTCGCAAAGTTAGTTTCTATGCCAGTGCGGATGATGTAAACTTCATCAGCAGCAATGACAATATCAAGCTTAACGTTATCTTTTCCTCTATACTCTTTTGCTGTTACTCGCAGTTATGACAAGTAACCCGTTAAACCCTTTTGATGTACAGGAATGGTTTTATCTTGTTCTATGTTGTAGTGATACCACAAGTAAGATTCACCACTTATTTCCCCATTTTTGACGTACAAGTAAAAAGGTTCTGGTGGATTACATAGACCTAGTTTAATTTCAGTTTTCATCTTTAACCTCTAGTGTGCAATAATCAGATTGCTGTAGTAAGATGTTAAGTTCATGAATACTAGCAATTGCCCGAATTTTCAGTGATTAATTCGGGCAAGTTTCTTCTAATCAGGAACCTTGGCAATAGTAGATAACTGTTGCTCGTTTTCTAGCTCATCCCTGATATAAGACAGTGCAGTTTCAGCGTCACCAACTGTTAAATCTGGGTAATATTCCAGCTTGAGTAAATCTGGATGTTTGGCTATTTGGGATAATAGATATTGAGTGACACTAACTAAATCGAGTAAGTTAACTTCAGGCATAAAACTTTCTCCTTGTGCTGATTATTTTTCTTCGTTAAGTTCCAACACAAAACCGCAGCCAGTATTTTTAACTTTCGCTAGCTTTTGCTCTAATAACGATTGGATAGCAACGTTAGAGAAATAGATGGTATGCAAGGGTGCAGAACCGCCACGACAGCGCAAGGAATACAACAGATTGGCAGCAGTTAAATCATTACCGCCCTTCTTTGGTCTAGCCATTGTTCCCTCCTCTAATAGCTGCTAATTGCTGTTGCAGAATCATGATTTGTTGTTGGTGTTGTTCGAGTTCTGCTGTAATCTGTGCAAGTAATTCTTGCTTTGAAAGTTGCTTAAGTTGCGATTCCTGGTAGTGGAATATGTCTTCAGACTGCTTATGTGGCATAAGCCCATAACGCCAGCCATGACCGTATTGATAAGCCAACTGAGTGTCAGGAGGATAATATTCGAGTCCAAGAATGACTCCTTGCTGGGTGCGTTGACCAAAGACAAAGCGCGGATAGTCCCAATGTTTTGGGATGGATATGGTGGGTTGCATGATGAATTGATGGGTGAAGCGATTGGTAGACTTTTGAGAGAAATTGGCTAAAGACGATTCCAAAACGAAGGGTTATATTGAACCCGTTCAGCTTCATTTAAGTTAGTGGGCAATACTGCCCACTAACTCCCTTAAGCCGCTACTAATTCGCTGACTGGCTCAGACTCCATCACCAGCAGCCATTCGTCAGCACTGAGTTGGTCGAATGGTTTATCTAACAGTTCGTCCCAGTCCACCACTTCGACTTGCAACAGTACCCGTACTCCAGCGATCGCCGACTCACACGTAGCCTTCTGTTGCCCAACTGAAGAAGCGCGGATGACCCACCAATTGCCATCTGTGCAACCGACTTCTCCCAATCGTACATCACCGCGATAAACCCCGTCGTCCAACAGTTCCAGCCCGTGCTTCTCGCATTCATCGGCAATCTGCGCCATGATTTCATTGCCAGTAGTACAGGGTTCTACAAATAGCTGTTGCACGGGTAATGTGCCTTGCTGATACTGCTGCTTGACGTAGCTGTGGCATTTTGCAGAGGTAGTGTCGCGGAAAATCTCAATGTTGTTGACCAGGACTCGCCAGTATAAGTCTTCGTGATTCTCTGAGTCAAAGCTGATACTGGCTACTAATTCACCATCAACGAGGGCTTCGTGATCGTAGAAACAGATTTCGGAAATGGTCGGGACTTCTGGGATTTCGCCTGAGACTGTTGGATTGAGCGTACCGTCTTTGTGATGCCAGTCGATGAAGCGGTGGCATTTGGAAATAGCAAAGTGGCGAAACTTTTCTTCACCGTTCACCATGACTACCCAGCGTTGGGTTACAAAGTCGGTGTTGTCGTAGGTGATATATGCAATGAGTTGTTTGCCTGCGTAGACTTCAAAGTGATGCGAGTTAATCTCGACTGTTGTGAGTTCTTCTGGTGCTACAGCTTCGGCTTGTTCTGTGATGTATTGCTGTAGTTCAGCTTGGGCTAGGGTTTGTACGCTGAGGGGTTGCTGTCTATTTGCAATGTAAGTCATAATATTGATCTCCGAATAGGATAAGGCGATCGCAAACTTTCTCAGGGTGGGCGGTCGTCTTTGGTTTTTACGGGCAAAGTTGTGGGGGAGCCACAACGCACTCATGGAAATTTGGCGTAGCCATTAAAAAAGAAACTCAAAACCAATAGTATTCAAGCACTACCAAGACAAGAAAACATGGTTGCAGAAGTTAAGGATGAATTACTTCTGTCTATTGTGCGTATCTTTGAATTTTCAAGGTTCGATGGGTTGTGCTGGCAAACTCTATTGGCATGAGGGTGTAGGATACTTGGTTTTGTATTACCCTTTCCATTTACTAATATACGTGAGGCGCATATTTTTGTCAACATCTCACGTATATTATTAGTAGCAGGATGTAATTTAATAGTATTTTCATGTACAATAACTTTTGTAGGAGCCAAAAGAAGATTAATCGTTTTACCACTACGAATATTAGGATTGTGGAGTAATGACGATGGATAAAAGAGTGATTCGCTGGAAGCTTCATGAAGTTATGGCCCAAAACAGGGTGAGAAACAAAGACTTAGCGGAAGGTATCGGTATTACTGAAACTTCCGTTTACAGGTTACGAAAAACTGATGTTATGCCTCGGATGTCACCTGACCGACTAAATGCAATTTGTCAGTTCCTGGATTGTCAGCCTGGAGATTTACTTGTTTACATTCCAGATCAAGATGGGGAGATAGCTAAAGAAAACAAACCAAAGCAAACTCAGCAAATTACAGCAAAAAAAGGCCAAGTTTCTCAAAATATCCAAGAAGAAGCGAAGGACATAGCAGCATAAAGCGATCGCCGCCGTCCAAAGCAATGCGATCGCCTGCTCAAATCGCTAGACAACAAAGTGAGCTACATATAATGCTGACACATTTTTGGTGTAATCCGCTAGATCAGCATCAATGTTCACTTTGGCTATGTGTGCGCGACTGTTTTTGTGCATTTACCAAATAGTGGGCAAGAAATATGCTGACACTAGACCACGAACAAATATCAACCCCTGACTACAGCCTTCTCAACAGCAGCATCAAAGAAACCTTCACCACCATAGACCGCTTTGAGTGGCAAGCTGTTGAGGAAATATTGCAGATGCGAGATCAACAGCTTCATCGTGAAGCTGGCTATAAAAGTTTTGAGGAATACTGCCAAGCTGAGTTATCAGCCTGGGGTGGCTACAGAAGAATCACCCAACTGTTGGGAGCCAAAAAAGTAATTGATGCAGTTGGCGAATTAGGCGAACACATCAAAAATGAACGTCAGGCTCGTCCTTTACTACGGTTAGTCAAGGAACCAGACAAGCTCAAAGAAGCCGTAGCGATCGCTCTGCAAGAAAACCCGAACCCCAGTGAATCAGACTTTGCGGCTGCGGCGAGAAAAGTAGTTCCTCAACTGCCACGTAAAAAAGCATCATCTCAGGAACCAATGGTTCCTAAAATTCAAGAACCAATGGTTCCTGAATCTGCAAGAGTCACCGTTACATCACCAACTCACCACAGACATGGAGAATCAGGAACAATCGAAGCAGGCCCGCCCAACCACTGGCAGCAGATTGTAACTTTTGCTGACGGTAGTAAGGAACTGGTAAATAACGCCGATTTGGATGCACCCAGCGTTTCTTTCCCCAGTGAGAGAACACTTCCCCCGGAATACTCTGA
It contains:
- a CDS encoding RNA-guided endonuclease InsQ/TnpB family protein, which codes for MILTLEQEQLLMKWVRLNRKTYNMAIAYLNQKQGFDRTGIGGTGKQAFKTFFKAHIRPDWLKNELPAAILDQAVMEAYSAWSTTQRHPKTISKGKDKKPHPQAGLKIAKFRSIRDSSQTLQFKIASDLNKGRLLPQYWGELPAFECVDNGVRFCPISNPYTPEVTYKHSRFYISLPEDVEVVDNNKDAFIAFDPGVRTFLTGFDGQKMIEFGNGDIHRIVRLCQWLDKLRSFRDLSKGFKNRHLRYRLSQKMKRVTRRIRNLVDEMHRQVASWVAKNYRVIALPTYETSQMVCRAVRKIKSKTARSMLSFAPYRFSQVLEHQCARNGSVLIRHTEEFTSKTCSRCGHIHYSLGGQKIFKCSNCGNHLPRDWNGALGNFLKALWDTTLLNSASFDCVQMTVFV
- a CDS encoding DUF1392 domain-containing protein; protein product: MEAITELEKCWYLSPSWGQEIPSVEINLFEKVYFKTDRTFGYCCGVQWYGDCWNYIIEIKNDFIYATKDQIIATGNIQPSTVKKPSFVLGERVLLQFGDRGTKQRLILGIELIEKSWFYLVELASPSFSASSTMTNRFSLVREEDLVRVRV
- a CDS encoding helix-turn-helix domain-containing protein; translation: MDKRVIRWKLHEVMAQNRVRNKDLAEGIGITETSVYRLRKTDVMPRMSPDRLNAICQFLDCQPGDLLVYIPDQDGEIAKENKPKQTQQITAKKGQVSQNIQEEAKDIAA